In the genome of Clostridia bacterium, the window GCATCCGCCCGGCGCCGCAATCGGCACGCACAGTTGCTCGCCGGGGCACAGGAAGTTCGGGTTCGGGATCCACGGGTTCGCTGCGATCAGCGACTGCAGCGAGATCCCGAACTGCTGCGCGATCGAGGACATCGTCTGGCCCGCCCGAACTGTGGTGAGGGAGCCACCTGGGCACAGCCGGCTCGCCACGCCCGGGATGCAGATGATCTGGCACACCTGCAGGTTGTTCGGATTGATGCCCGGGTTCGCGTTCAGCAGCGCCTGCACCGTGACGCCGAACTTGGCCGCGATGCTGAAGAGCGTCTCGCCCTGCCGCACGCCGTACAACAGCCCGCCGGGGCAGCTCACGGCCAGGTCCGAACCGCTCTCGATCTCGTAATTCGCCTCGTTCTCCTCCGGCACCGTTCCGGAATCTTCGACCGATTGGGTCTCCAGTTCCGGTTGCCGGTCTTCGCCCGACTGTTCGACCGTCGGTTCCACCCATGACCACTCCTTTTCGCACAAGTTCAATCACCGATATGCGCGAAGGGTGGACATGGTGCCTAAACGAAAAAGGCGCCGCACGGGCGCCAAACATGGGCTCGCAGGGGCTCGAACCCTGAACCTGACCGGTTATGAGCCGGCTGCTCTACCGATTGAGCTACGAGCCCGAAGCCAATCGCACAAAAAAATGGCTCCTCGGACAGGATTCGAACCTGTAACCCTCCGGTTAACAGCCGGATGCTCTACCATTGAGCTACCGAGGAGTGTCGGGGTTATGCAGATGTCGGCGCGGTCGAACCGCGTGCAGTTGTGATTATAGCCGGGATGCGCAGCGTCGTCAAAGGGTCGAGTCGATCCGGTTGGGCCGCACCGCGGCGCCGGCCGGCGCGATCTGACCGGCGCCGCGTGATGCCCCTGATGCCCAATTCCTACAGCTTCTTCAACTCCTCCGCGAGCTTGGCGAGGGAGTCCTTCGCGTCGCCGAAGAGCATCAGCGTGTTGTCCTTGTAGAACAGCTCGTTCTCGATGCCCGCGAACCCGGTGCCCCGGCCGCGCTTGAGGACGACGACGTTCTTCGCCTTGTCCACGTTCAGGATGGGCATGCCGTAGATCGGGCTGCCCGGCGTGTCGCGCGCGGCCGGGTTCACGACGTCGTTCGCGCCGACCACGATGGCGACGTCCGTGCGTTCGAAGTCGTCGTTGATCTGGTCGAGGTCGTAGAGCTTGTCGTACGGAACGTCGGCCTCGGCGAGCAGCACGTTCATGTGTCCCGGCATGCGCCCGGCGACCGGGTGGATCGCGTAACGGACGTCGACGCCGCGCTGCTCAAGCAGCGTGGCCACGTTCTTCAACTGGTGCTGCGCCTGGGCGACGGCCAAACCGTACCCCGGCACGATGATCACCGAGTCCGCGTATCCCGCGAGCAGCGCGACGTCTTCCGGCGTCGCCACACGCATGTTCCGCTCGCCGACGTCCGTCGCGCCGGCCTGCGCCTTGCCGAACGCGCCAAACAGCACGTTCGTGAGCGGGCGGTTCATCGCGCGGCTCATCAACTGGGTGAGGATGAAGCCGCTGGCGCCAACGAGCGTACCGGCGACGATCAGGGCGTTGTTGCCCAGGAGGAAGCCCGTCGCGGCCGCCGCGAGTCCCGTGAACGAGTTGAGGAGCGAGATCACGACCGGCATGTCGGCGCCGCCGATGGGCAGCACGATCAGGATGCCGAGGAGCAGCGAGCCGAGCGCGAAGATCCCGAGCGGCGTCCCGCCGATGACCCCCGCCGCCACGCTGTACGCGCCCAGGGCGAGAAGGATCAGGAACACGAGGCCGTTCAGCGGCTTCTGCAGCGGGAAGGTGATCGGCCGCCCCGTGAGGATCTCCTGCAGCTTGGCGAACGCCACAAGGCTTCCTGCGAAGCTCACGAAGCCGATGAGAATCGTCAGGAAACCCAGGATGAGGGCGAACGTCGACGTGTCGGCGCCGTGGATGGCTTCGCCGACGGAAATGAGCGCGGCCGCGCCGCCGCCCATGCCGTTGAAGAGCGCCACCATCTGCGGCATGGCCGTCATGGCCACGCGCTGGGCGCTCACGACGCCGATGACGGCACCGACCACGACCGCGCCGAGAAGCAGGCCCAGGTTGCCGAGGCCGTTCACCGCGGCCGTCGCGACGAGCGCGATCGCCATGCCCAGCGCGGAGAGCAGGTTGCCGGCGCGGGCCGTGGCCGGGGAACGGAGCAGCATGATGCCGCCGATGAAGCAGACCGAGGTGGCGAGGTACGCAAGGTCGAGCAGCGTGTTCACTTGCGCTCACCCCCGCGGCCGGCCTTGCGGAACATGCCGAGCATGCGGTCGGTGACGACGTAGCCGCCCACCACGTTCAACGTGCCCAGGAACACCGCCAGGGTGCCGATCGCCTTCCCCAGCGGCGTCGTGGCCGCCCCCAGCACGATGAGCGCGCCGACGAGCACGATGCCGTGAATGGCGTTGGTCGCCGACATCAGCGGCGTGTGCAGGACGGCCGGCACCTTGGAGATGAGCTGGAAGCCCATGAACACCGCGAGAATGAAGATATAGGCTTCAAGGATGGCCGTGTTTGCCATGTCGTTCGTCCCTTCTACCCGTTCTTCCGCGGCGGCCCTACCCGTTCTTCGCCTGCAGCGGCGGGAAGACGACGCGCCCGCCGTCCGTCACGAGGCAGCTCTTGACGACCTCGTCGGCCAGGTCGGTCATCACTTTGCCGTCCTTTAGGAGCGTCTCGAAGAACGTCACGATGTTGCGCGAGTACATCTGGCTGGCGTGGTACGGCACCATCGCCGGCAGATTGGCGGGGCCCATGATCGTGACGCCGTGCTTCACGACGTCCTTGCCCACCTCCGTGAGCTCGCAGTTGCCACCCGTCGGCGCGGCGACGTCCACGATCACCGAGCCCTGCTTCATGTCCTTGACCATCGCCTCCGTGATGAGGCGCGGCGCCGGCTTGCCCGGAATCTGGGCCGTGGTGATGATCACGTCTGCCTCGCGTGCGTGGCGGTGGATGAGTTCCTGTTCCCGGCGGTGCGTCTCTTCGGAAACTTCCTTGGCGTAGCCGCCGGCCGTCTCGGCGTCTTCCTCAAGGTCGATGTGCACGAAGCGCGCGCCGAGGCTTTCCACCTGCTCCTTGGTGACGGCGCGCACGTCGAACGCTTCCACGACCGCGCCGAGGCGCTTGGCCGTGGCGATGGCCTGCAGCCCGGCGACGCCGGCCCCCAGGACGAACACCTTGGCGGGGCGGATCGTGCCGGCGGCGGTCGTCATCATCGGGAACAGCCGCGGAAGCGCGTTGGCCGCCAGCAGAACCGCCTTGTATCCCGCGATGGACGCCTGCGAAGAGAGGACGTCCATGGACTGCGCCCGCGTGATCCGCGGGATGGCGTCCATGCTGAAGCTGGTGACGTTGCGCTCGGCCAGCCTGCGAACCAGGTCCTCGTTCCGAAGCGGGTCGAGCATCGCGATGAGGACCGAACCCGGCTTGAGAAGTTCCACCTCGTCCTCGCCGGTCGCGTCGTTCTTGCGGGGCTTTTCGATCTTCAACACCACGTCCGCGCTGCCGTAAAGTGTGGCGGCGTCGGCGACGACGCGCGCCCCGGCCTGTTCGTAGTCGCCGTCCCGGTAGCCAGCCTCGAGGCCGGCCCCGGCCTGCACCACGACCTCTGTTCCCGATTTCACAAGCTTGGCGACAGTTTCCGGCACCACGGCGACGCGGCGCTCGCCGGGGGCGATCTCCTTAGGAACCGCGACAATCATGCACGTTCCGCACCCTTCCGCGGCAAGCTACAAACTTGGCACAGTTCTTAACATACTACATGACCAACGAATTGTAACCCACGCGGGCGCCATGCGGCTACGTGCGGCGCGCCGCCGCGTCACCCTGTTCTCCGGCGGCGTCAGCGCCTCGTCGGCGAGGTCGCACTTGTTCACCACGACGAGCACGTGCGGCGGTTGTCATGTTCTTCCAACGTGAAATAGTCTGGAGGGGGGATGCCCACGATGAGCCCGGTCGGATCCCTGAAC includes:
- a CDS encoding LysM peptidoglycan-binding domain-containing protein, with the protein product MEPTVEQSGEDRQPELETQSVEDSGTVPEENEANYEIESGSDLAVSCPGGLLYGVRQGETLFSIAAKFGVTVQALLNANPGINPNNLQVCQIICIPGVASRLCPGGSLTTVRAGQTMSSIAQQFGISLQSLIAANPWIPNPNFLCPGEQLCVPIAAPGGCFGGLLYGVRQGETLFSIAAKFGVTVQALLNANPGINPNNLQVCQIICIPGVAGRLCPNGFLTTVQAGQSMFSIAQQFGVPLQSLIAANPWIPNPSFL
- a CDS encoding NAD(P)(+) transhydrogenase (Re/Si-specific) subunit beta; protein product: MNTLLDLAYLATSVCFIGGIMLLRSPATARAGNLLSALGMAIALVATAAVNGLGNLGLLLGAVVVGAVIGVVSAQRVAMTAMPQMVALFNGMGGGAAALISVGEAIHGADTSTFALILGFLTILIGFVSFAGSLVAFAKLQEILTGRPITFPLQKPLNGLVFLILLALGAYSVAAGVIGGTPLGIFALGSLLLGILIVLPIGGADMPVVISLLNSFTGLAAAATGFLLGNNALIVAGTLVGASGFILTQLMSRAMNRPLTNVLFGAFGKAQAGATDVGERNMRVATPEDVALLAGYADSVIIVPGYGLAVAQAQHQLKNVATLLEQRGVDVRYAIHPVAGRMPGHMNVLLAEADVPYDKLYDLDQINDDFERTDVAIVVGANDVVNPAARDTPGSPIYGMPILNVDKAKNVVVLKRGRGTGFAGIENELFYKDNTLMLFGDAKDSLAKLAEELKKL
- a CDS encoding NAD(P) transhydrogenase subunit alpha yields the protein MANTAILEAYIFILAVFMGFQLISKVPAVLHTPLMSATNAIHGIVLVGALIVLGAATTPLGKAIGTLAVFLGTLNVVGGYVVTDRMLGMFRKAGRGGERK
- a CDS encoding Re/Si-specific NAD(P)(+) transhydrogenase subunit alpha, which encodes MIVAVPKEIAPGERRVAVVPETVAKLVKSGTEVVVQAGAGLEAGYRDGDYEQAGARVVADAATLYGSADVVLKIEKPRKNDATGEDEVELLKPGSVLIAMLDPLRNEDLVRRLAERNVTSFSMDAIPRITRAQSMDVLSSQASIAGYKAVLLAANALPRLFPMMTTAAGTIRPAKVFVLGAGVAGLQAIATAKRLGAVVEAFDVRAVTKEQVESLGARFVHIDLEEDAETAGGYAKEVSEETHRREQELIHRHAREADVIITTAQIPGKPAPRLITEAMVKDMKQGSVIVDVAAPTGGNCELTEVGKDVVKHGVTIMGPANLPAMVPYHASQMYSRNIVTFFETLLKDGKVMTDLADEVVKSCLVTDGGRVVFPPLQAKNG